DNA from Mycolicibacterium alvei:
TTCGTTGCCTTCGTCGTCGGTGGTGAACGGGATCATGGTGAGTTCGACGTTCATGCCGAATTGCAGTTTGGCGGGGTCGTTTTCGGTGAGGCGGCCTTCGACGCGCAGGACGGGTCCGGTGTCGTCGGCGAGTTCGACCAGGCCGACGCCGAAGGGGACGAAGTCCTTGCCGGTGGGGCCCTTGTAGGGGGCTCCGGGTGGGAAGCCCTGGGTGGTCCAGGCGATGACGGTGCCGCGTCGGGGCAGGTTCACCTGTGCGGTGTTGCCGCCGGAGCATTTGGGGCAGCGGGCCTGGGCGGGGAAGGTGGTGGCCGTGCAGTCGGTGCAGCGGCTGCCGATCAGCTGGGGTTCGGCGTCGGGCCACGTCGAGATCTCGGGCGCCAGGGCTATCTGATTTGACACGTCGTTGACGATAACCGGAAATGCAATTCTCGTCTAGTGAGAACCAGCTGTCGCTAAGCTCTTGTGGGCAGTTCAGACGGCACGGACACATGGAGGCGATGTGAGCGACGTTCTACCGGGCGCGGTCCGCCAGATCGGGTACGTGGTCACCGATCTGGACGACACGATCGCGCGCTGGCTGAAGATGGGTGTCGGCCCGTGGTTCGTGATCCGCAACCTCCCGCAGCGGGTGAGCTACCGGGGTGCGCCGTGTGAGGTGAAACTGTCCCTCGCGCTGTCCAACAGTGGTGACCTGCAGGTCGAGTTGATCCAACAACACGACGACACGCCCAGCATCTTCACCGAGTTTCTCGCCGGTGCCCCGGCTGACGGTGGGTTTCACCAACTTGCCTACTGGGCAGCCGATTTCGATTCGGCGATGGCCAACCTCGCCGAGGCCGGTTGGCCTCTGGTGTGGTCGGGCGGGGAGGGCGAGGGCGTGCGCTTCGCCTACTTCGAACCGCCGACCGGGGCCGCGATCATCGAGATTATGGAGCTGACCGAGTCCTCGGCCGGCATGGCCGCGTATGTGCGCGCGCAGGCCGCCGACTGGGATGGCAGTGATCCGGTCCGGGAGTTGGGCGGCTGACATCGGCCTCCATCGGCTGAGTGGCCAGTTATGACACGCCTACTCGCGATAGCCGTGTCATAACCGGCCGCTCGACACCCGAATTCACTTCCCCTTGTTCATCACCTTGTCCGCGGCGGCCCAGTGCTCGTCGGAGCACCAGAGCCGGGCGAAGGCGGAAACCGCCTCGGTGGTGGGCACTCCGTTGATCACCCGCTTGACCTCACCGGCCTGACGGCTGGCCAGCAATTGTGCCGTCGACCGCCAGGTCTCGGCGAACTCGGCACGGGGGACCACCTGATCGATCAGACCCACCTGCTCGGCCTCGCGCGCACCGAGGATGCGGCCGGTTCCGGCCAGCAGTAGCGCGCGGCTGCGGCCGACCAGGGCGGCGAGCCGCTCGGCGCCGCCCCAGGCCGGCATGATCGCCAGCGCCACCTGGTTGAAGCCGATCCTGATGTCATCGGCGGCGATTCGGATGTCCGCTGCCACCGCGACCTCGGCCCCGCCACCGAGGGCGTGTCCGTTGAGCGCGGCGATGACCGGCCCGCCGAAGCCGGCGATGCGGTCGCAGATCGTGCGCATCCGCCAGGCCATCTCGGAAGCCTCGAGTTCGGTGCGCAGCGCCGCCAGCTCCTTGAGGTCGCCCCCGGAGACGAACGCCCGGTCGCCGCCACCGGTGATCACCAGGGCGGCCGCGCCAGCGGCGCCGTCCAATGCCTTGTTCAGCGCATCCATGGTGTCCAGCGAGATGGCGTTGCGTGCCTGTGGGCGGTCGATCGTGATGACCGCCAGTTCGCCGTCGATTTCGAGGTCGACCATCAAACGTTCTCCAGTTCCGGGATTGGCATTCTCGTCTGATGAGAATAACATCACCGTTGTGCGCGACATCCCCGTTGAGCTGACCAAACGGTACGTCGAACAAGGCTGGTGGCGACCCGAAACCCTGGGCCAGATGCTGGCCGACGGCCTGGCCGCCAGTCCCGAGGCCGGGTTCTATGTGCACTCCGCGACCCGCCCGTACCAGGGCACCTTCGGCGAGGTCGAGCACACCGCCCGGCGCCTGGCCGCGGGACTTCGAGAGCGTGGAGTCGGGCCCGGTGACGTGGTGGCGATGCAGCTACCCAACTGGATGGAGGCTGCGGTCGCGTTCTGGGCGTCGGCGTTCCTCGGCGCCGTCACGGTGCCGATCGTGCACTTCTACGGACGCAAGGAACTCGGCCACATCATGGCCACGGCCAAGCCGAAGGTGTTCATCACCACCGAGCAGTTCGGCCGGATGCAATTCCAACCGGACCTGTGCGCGGACGTTCCCATCGTCGGCCTGGTCGGCAAGCCGTCCTTCACCGATCTGCTCGCCGACGAGCCGATGAGCGGAACCCTGACCGCGGATCCGGCTGCGCCGGCGCTGATCGCCTTCACCTCCGGAACCACCCGCGACCCCAAAGGGGTCGTCCACAGTCATCAGACACTGGGCTTCGAAACCCGTCAGTTGCTGGAGAACTACCCGCCGGACCGGGGTCGGCAGCTCACCGCCACGCCCGTCGGGCATTTCATCGGCATGCTCGGCGCGTTCCTGATCCCGGTGCTGGAGGGCGCCCCGATCGATCTGTGCGATGTCTGGGACCCGGGCAAGGTGCTGGACCTGATCGAGCGTGACGAATTGTCGATCGGCGGCGGGCCGCCGTACTTCGTCACCAGCCTGATGGACCATCCGCAGTTCAGCGAACGCCATCTGGCCCGGTTCACCACCGTCGGTCTGGGCGGCTCGACGGTGCCCGCGGCCGTTACCCGGCGGCTGGCCGATCTGGGGCTCTTCGTCTTCCGCTCTTACGGCAGCACCGAGCATCCGTCGATCACCGGGTCGGGGGCAGGGGCGCCGGAAGAAAAGCGGTTGTACACCGACGGGAACGTGCGTCCCGGCGTGGAGATCCGGCTCGGGCCGGACGGCGAGATCTTCAGCCGCGGACCGGATCTGTGCCTCGGCTACACAGACGATGCCCTCACCGCAAAGCATTTCGACTCCGACGGCTGGTATCGCACCGGGGACATCGGCGTAATGGACGACGACGGGTACCTGACGATCACCGACCGCACCACCGATCTCATCATCCGCGGCGGCGAGAACATCAGCGCGCTCGAGGTCGAAGAAGTGCTGTTGGACCTGCCGGATGTGATCGAGGCGGTCGTGGTGGCCGCTCCGGACGCGCGGTTGGGCGAACGGGTCGCCGCGGTCCTGCGGGTGCGCGACGGGGGCGCAATGCCCACCCTCGACGAGGTCCGGTCGCATTTCGACGCTGGTGGGGTGGCCCGGCAGAAGTGGCCGGAAGAGTTACATCAGGCCGAAGATTTTCCCCGCACGGCCAGCGGCAAGGTTCAGAAGTTCGTCATCCGTCAGGAGATCGCCGGAATCGCCCGATGAGCAAGCCGTCAGGCGGGTCGGGCATTGCGGCAGCTACCAAGTGAGAATATGATTCTCTCGAATTGCAAAGGAGTTTTCCATGGGACAACTGTCGCATAGGGTCGACATTCCGTTTCCGCTGTTCGACGCGGACAACCACCTCTACGAACCGCCGGAGGCGATGACCAAGTACCTCCCCAAGGAGTACAAGGACATCGTCCAGTACGTCGAGGTCAACGGCCGCACCAAGATCGCGATCGACGGCCATATCAGCAACTACATCCCGAACCCCACGTTCTCCCACGTCGCCAAGCCGGGCGCCTGGGAGGAGTACTTCAAGTTCGGCAACCCCGATGGCAAGAGCAAGCGCGAGCTGTTCGGTGAGCCGATGAAGTCCATCCCGGCCTTCTTCGAGCCCGAGCCGCGCCTGTCGCTCATGGACGACCTCGGTGTCGACCGCAGCCTGATGTTCCCGACGCTGGCCAGCCTCATCGAGGAGCGGCTGCGTGACAATCCGGTCGCCATCCACGTCATCATCCACTCGCTGAACCAGTGGCTGGACGAGGTCTGGGGCTTCAACTACAAGAACCGGATCTTCACCACCCCGGTGATCACCCTGCCCATCGTCGAGAAGGCGATCGAAGAGCTGGAGTGGGTCGTCAAACGAGGCGCCCGCGCCATCCTGGTCCGGCCGGCGCCGGTGCCCGGGTTCCGTGGTCCGCGCTCGTTCGCGCTGCCCGAGTTCGACCCCTTCTGGGAGCGTTGCGTCGAGTACGACCTGTTCGTCGGCATGCACTCCTCCGACAGCGGCTACGCGCGCTACACCTCGGAATGGGACGGCACGGTGCAGGAGATGCTGCCGTTCCAGACCAACGCCATGAACATCCTCAACGAGTGGCGGCCGATCCAGGATGCGGTGGCCTCCTGGGTGATCCACGGTGCACTGTTCCGGCACCCGAAGCTCAAGGTGGGCATCGTCGAGGCCGGGTCGAAGTGGATGTTCCCGCTGCTCGACTCGATGGCAGAGGTCTACAAGAAGGCTCCCGAGGCCTTCCTGGGCAACCCGATGGAGGAGATCAAGAACCGCATCTACGTCAGCCCCTTCTACGAGGAGGGCATCGACGACCTGATCAACCTGATCGGTGTCGACCAGGTGCTCTACGGCTCCGACTGGCCGCACCCGGAGGGTCTGGCCGAACCGACGCACTACATCACCGCGCTCGAGCACCTGGCCGTCGAGGACCAGGCCAAGATCATGGGCGGCAACCTCGGTCGCCTCGTGACCACCTAAGGGGCCGGACACATCGAAGCGCAGCAGACCATCCCCGCGATGGTCTTGAGTGCAGCGGACCGTTTCGGCGACACGGAGGCGGTCGTCGACTATGGCGACAGTTCAGCCGGGGTCGACGGTCCGCTGCGCTTGTCCTTCACTGAAGTCGTCGAGCGCATCCGGAAGGCATCGGGTGCGTTCGTCGAGTTCGGCATCGACAAGGGGGACCGGGTTGCGGTCTGGGCCCCCAATTCCGCCGAGTGGATCATCGCCGCATTCGGGATCATGGCCGCCGGCGGCGTTCTGGTTCCGGTCAACACCAGGTTCAAGGCCGATGAAGCCGCTGATGTGGTGTCCCGGAGCGGCGCCAAGGCCGTGATGGTCCAAAATGGTTTCCTCGGACAGGATTTCACCTTTTCGGGGACCGATCTCGATGTCCCTGCCATCGAATTGAAGTCGGATTTCTTGAGCAGTGGGACACCGTTCACCCGAGACGTGAACCCCACCGACATCGCTGACGTCATCTTCACCTCCGGCACCACCGGCAGGCCCAAGGGCGCGATGATGAACCATCGCCAGACGCTGCGGGCCTACGAGGAGTGGGCCACGCTCGCCGATCTGCGCGAGGGTGATCGCTATCTGATGATCAACCCGTACTTCCATACCTTCGGGTTGAAGGCCGGTTTGGTGGCGTCCTTCCTCCGCGGTGCGACGATGCTGCCGGTCGCGGTGTTCGACGCCGACAACGTCGTGGAACTGATTGAGCGCGAACGCATCACGATGCTGCCGGGACCACCCACGCTGTATCACTCGCTATTGGCGGTGGCTAGCCGCGACCGCCTGGCGACATTGCGTGCCGGGGTGACCGGTGCCGCCGACATCCCGGTGGAGCTGGTTCGGCGCATCCGCGACGAGTTGCCGTTCCAGACGTTGATGACCGGGTACGGCCTCACCGAGGCCGGCAACGTCACGCTGTCACGACCCGGAGACTCGGCCGAGGACGTGGCCACCACAGCCGGACTTCCGTGCGGGGACGTCGAGGTGCGCATCGCCGATGACGCCGAAGTGCTGGTGCGCGGATACAACGTGATGCAGGGCTACCTGGATGATCCGGCGGCCACCGCCGAGGCGATCGACCCCGAGGGTTGGCTGCACACCGGAGATCTGGGCGAGTTCACCGAATCCGGCCGGCTGCGGATCGTCGGACGCAAGAAGGACATGTTCATCGTCGGCGGCTTCAACGCCTACCCGGCCGAGATCGAGGGCTTCCTGCTGGAGCATCCGGCGATCGCCCAGGCCGCCGTCATCGGCGTCGCCGACGAGCGGATGGGGCAGGTCGGCAAGGCGTTCGTGGTGCTGCGGGACGAGCCGGGGGTCGCAGCTGTTGCCGGCGAGGACCTCATCGCCTGGAGTCGCGAACGCATGGCTGGCTACAAGGTGCCCCGGTATGTCGAATTCCTCGACGAACTACCGCTCAATGCCACCGGCAAGGTGATGAAGAACCTGCTTGAGGCCCGGATAACTACGAGCCCGGGCTAAGTGAACGCACAGTACGTAAACATCATTTCCGCAGGTAAATCACCATTTAGGTACCTGCTATCGATGATGTACTCTCGGGTCACTACCGCAAACTGATAACGTAATTCTCGTTAAGCAGGCTGCTGAACGGACAGGAGGTCGGCATGCCGTCCCGCAAGCCTTTGTCGCCGGTACTCGATACTAGCGAAGATGACGCGTCGCCCGGCGACGCACTGGAAATGGCCGAGCAGGCCGAAGCCGAGGCCGCAGAGGCCGAGGCCGTAGCGACCGCCGCACGCGCCCGGGCCCGCGCCATTCGGCTGCGTAACCAGGCCGGCGCAGACACGGCCGCTGCCGACGGGGACGCCGGCGACGACGTCGCGGACACGACCGTGCCCGAAGATGCCGATGATCCCGAGGTCACCGACACCACCGGTGTCGAGGCCGAGCCGATCGACGGGGCGGAGGGCAAAGTCGAGGGCAAGTCGTCCCGGCGCCTACCGCGAGTGCAGGTATCACGCCTGTTCTGGAAGGTGCTGGCGAGCTGTCTGACGCTGATCGTCATCGCGGGCCTGCTCGTCGCCAGCGGCTTGATGATCTGGCAGCACCGCCAAGCCGAGCACCGTCAGCAACTCGCGGCCGAATACACCGCCGCGGCCCGCCAGACCGTCGTGACGCTCATGTCGCTGGATTTCAACCACGCTCAAGACGCCGTCAAGAACATCCTGGACAA
Protein-coding regions in this window:
- a CDS encoding enoyl-CoA hydratase/isomerase family protein; this encodes MVDLEIDGELAVITIDRPQARNAISLDTMDALNKALDGAAGAAALVITGGGDRAFVSGGDLKELAALRTELEASEMAWRMRTICDRIAGFGGPVIAALNGHALGGGAEVAVAADIRIAADDIRIGFNQVALAIMPAWGGAERLAALVGRSRALLLAGTGRILGAREAEQVGLIDQVVPRAEFAETWRSTAQLLASRQAGEVKRVINGVPTTEAVSAFARLWCSDEHWAAADKVMNKGK
- a CDS encoding amidohydrolase family protein, coding for MGQLSHRVDIPFPLFDADNHLYEPPEAMTKYLPKEYKDIVQYVEVNGRTKIAIDGHISNYIPNPTFSHVAKPGAWEEYFKFGNPDGKSKRELFGEPMKSIPAFFEPEPRLSLMDDLGVDRSLMFPTLASLIEERLRDNPVAIHVIIHSLNQWLDEVWGFNYKNRIFTTPVITLPIVEKAIEELEWVVKRGARAILVRPAPVPGFRGPRSFALPEFDPFWERCVEYDLFVGMHSSDSGYARYTSEWDGTVQEMLPFQTNAMNILNEWRPIQDAVASWVIHGALFRHPKLKVGIVEAGSKWMFPLLDSMAEVYKKAPEAFLGNPMEEIKNRIYVSPFYEEGIDDLINLIGVDQVLYGSDWPHPEGLAEPTHYITALEHLAVEDQAKIMGGNLGRLVTT
- a CDS encoding FadD3 family acyl-CoA ligase, coding for MVLSAADRFGDTEAVVDYGDSSAGVDGPLRLSFTEVVERIRKASGAFVEFGIDKGDRVAVWAPNSAEWIIAAFGIMAAGGVLVPVNTRFKADEAADVVSRSGAKAVMVQNGFLGQDFTFSGTDLDVPAIELKSDFLSSGTPFTRDVNPTDIADVIFTSGTTGRPKGAMMNHRQTLRAYEEWATLADLREGDRYLMINPYFHTFGLKAGLVASFLRGATMLPVAVFDADNVVELIERERITMLPGPPTLYHSLLAVASRDRLATLRAGVTGAADIPVELVRRIRDELPFQTLMTGYGLTEAGNVTLSRPGDSAEDVATTAGLPCGDVEVRIADDAEVLVRGYNVMQGYLDDPAATAEAIDPEGWLHTGDLGEFTESGRLRIVGRKKDMFIVGGFNAYPAEIEGFLLEHPAIAQAAVIGVADERMGQVGKAFVVLRDEPGVAAVAGEDLIAWSRERMAGYKVPRYVEFLDELPLNATGKVMKNLLEARITTSPG
- a CDS encoding VOC family protein, translating into MSDVLPGAVRQIGYVVTDLDDTIARWLKMGVGPWFVIRNLPQRVSYRGAPCEVKLSLALSNSGDLQVELIQQHDDTPSIFTEFLAGAPADGGFHQLAYWAADFDSAMANLAEAGWPLVWSGGEGEGVRFAYFEPPTGAAIIEIMELTESSAGMAAYVRAQAADWDGSDPVRELGG
- a CDS encoding Zn-ribbon domain-containing OB-fold protein — translated: MVNDVSNQIALAPEISTWPDAEPQLIGSRCTDCTATTFPAQARCPKCSGGNTAQVNLPRRGTVIAWTTQGFPPGAPYKGPTGKDFVPFGVGLVELADDTGPVLRVEGRLTENDPAKLQFGMNVELTMIPFTTDDEGNEIVTFAFQPI
- a CDS encoding AMP-binding protein; translated protein: MRDIPVELTKRYVEQGWWRPETLGQMLADGLAASPEAGFYVHSATRPYQGTFGEVEHTARRLAAGLRERGVGPGDVVAMQLPNWMEAAVAFWASAFLGAVTVPIVHFYGRKELGHIMATAKPKVFITTEQFGRMQFQPDLCADVPIVGLVGKPSFTDLLADEPMSGTLTADPAAPALIAFTSGTTRDPKGVVHSHQTLGFETRQLLENYPPDRGRQLTATPVGHFIGMLGAFLIPVLEGAPIDLCDVWDPGKVLDLIERDELSIGGGPPYFVTSLMDHPQFSERHLARFTTVGLGGSTVPAAVTRRLADLGLFVFRSYGSTEHPSITGSGAGAPEEKRLYTDGNVRPGVEIRLGPDGEIFSRGPDLCLGYTDDALTAKHFDSDGWYRTGDIGVMDDDGYLTITDRTTDLIIRGGENISALEVEEVLLDLPDVIEAVVVAAPDARLGERVAAVLRVRDGGAMPTLDEVRSHFDAGGVARQKWPEELHQAEDFPRTASGKVQKFVIRQEIAGIAR